The following are encoded in a window of Pseudomonas multiresinivorans genomic DNA:
- a CDS encoding NYN domain-containing protein has product MKTIALFADVQNLYYTVRQAYGCHFNYAALWAELSAQGNIVQAYAYAIDRGDAKQQQFQQILRKLGFTVKLKPYIQRADGSAKGDWDVGITIDILDAAPNVDEVVLASGDGDFDLLLDRVRAGGTDATAYGVPGLTAQALIRAASRYVPIEGALLLRS; this is encoded by the coding sequence TTGAAGACCATCGCCCTGTTCGCCGACGTGCAGAACCTCTACTACACCGTGCGTCAGGCCTACGGCTGCCACTTCAACTACGCCGCCCTGTGGGCCGAGCTGAGTGCCCAGGGCAACATCGTCCAGGCCTACGCCTATGCCATCGACCGGGGCGATGCGAAGCAGCAGCAGTTCCAGCAGATCCTGCGCAAGCTCGGCTTCACCGTGAAGCTCAAGCCCTACATCCAGCGCGCCGACGGCTCGGCCAAGGGCGACTGGGACGTGGGCATCACCATCGATATCCTCGACGCCGCGCCGAACGTGGACGAAGTCGTGCTGGCTTCCGGCGACGGTGACTTCGACCTGCTCCTGGACCGCGTCCGCGCCGGCGGCACCGATGCCACCGCCTACGGCGTGCCGGGCCTCACCGCCCAGGCGCTGATCCGTGCGGCCAGCCGCTACGTGCCCATCGAAGGCGCGCTGCTGCTGCGTTCCTGA
- a CDS encoding DUF2076 domain-containing protein — protein sequence MNSEEQSLIDGLFTRLRDAESQTAPRDADAEAQINRHLVQQPAAPYYMAQAMLIQEAAIKRLDQRVKELEAQQARAQEQRPSSGGFLAGLFGGGQSQEQRAAQPQQRPDGWGQTRFSQPGGNAAYANNPAAGNPNDFRPAQPAQAAPQGGGFMRGALQTAAGVAGGVMVADLLTSMFHHNQPQEIVEVIQEQPVQPEPSNFDDSRTDDSFGGGDRYADSNFSDANYDDGGSFGDDSGFFGGDDGDMFS from the coding sequence ATGAATTCCGAAGAGCAATCCCTGATCGATGGTCTGTTCACCCGCCTGCGTGACGCCGAGTCGCAGACCGCGCCCCGCGACGCCGACGCCGAGGCGCAGATCAACAGGCACCTGGTGCAACAGCCGGCCGCGCCGTACTACATGGCCCAGGCGATGCTGATCCAGGAAGCGGCGATCAAGCGCCTGGACCAGCGCGTCAAGGAACTCGAAGCGCAGCAGGCCAGGGCTCAGGAGCAGCGCCCGAGCAGCGGCGGCTTCCTCGCCGGGCTGTTCGGCGGCGGCCAGAGCCAGGAGCAGCGCGCGGCGCAACCGCAGCAGCGCCCGGACGGCTGGGGCCAGACACGTTTCTCGCAGCCTGGCGGCAATGCGGCGTACGCCAATAATCCTGCGGCCGGCAATCCCAACGACTTCCGCCCCGCACAGCCGGCGCAAGCCGCACCCCAGGGCGGTGGCTTCATGCGCGGTGCGCTGCAGACCGCCGCGGGCGTGGCCGGCGGGGTGATGGTGGCGGACCTGCTGACCAGCATGTTCCACCACAACCAGCCGCAGGAAATCGTCGAAGTGATCCAGGAACAGCCGGTGCAGCCGGAGCCTTCGAACTTCGACGACTCGCGGACGGACGACTCCTTTGGCGGCGGCGACCGCTACGCCGACAGCAATTTCAGTGACGCCAACTACGACGACGGCGGCAGCTTCGGCGACGACTCCGGCTTCTTCGGTGGCGACGACGGCGACATGTTCAGCTGA
- a CDS encoding YciC family protein, whose amino-acid sequence MNPLSILRDTWFFFSRHLGTLVPLCLPWIVIETLVQQQINVAAGSQNFAPWGMAAGLVFYPIYTASLILYMIDAGEGVERSVRELWSAALRLWPAFALLSAISSLLIVIGLYLMVLPGIFVMIKLAFAEFLLAQRGRAPIDAMRESFSLTTGHFFLLLITSLAILAPVWIAEGWITEAGKDAPVLSVALHSLSGFFQLLLTVAAYRIFILLGREAA is encoded by the coding sequence ATGAATCCCCTTTCCATCCTCCGCGACACCTGGTTCTTCTTCTCCCGTCATCTGGGCACCCTGGTGCCGCTGTGTCTGCCGTGGATCGTCATCGAGACGCTGGTGCAGCAACAGATCAACGTCGCCGCCGGCTCGCAGAACTTCGCCCCGTGGGGCATGGCCGCGGGCTTGGTGTTCTACCCGATCTACACCGCCAGCCTGATCCTCTACATGATCGACGCGGGCGAAGGTGTAGAGCGCAGCGTGCGCGAACTGTGGAGCGCAGCGTTGCGCCTGTGGCCGGCTTTCGCCCTGCTCTCGGCGATCTCCTCGCTGCTGATCGTGATCGGCCTGTACCTGATGGTACTGCCGGGCATCTTCGTGATGATCAAGCTGGCCTTCGCCGAATTCCTCCTGGCGCAGCGCGGCCGCGCGCCAATCGACGCGATGCGCGAGAGCTTCAGCCTGACCACCGGGCATTTCTTCCTGCTGCTGATCACCTCGCTGGCCATCCTCGCACCGGTGTGGATCGCCGAAGGCTGGATCACCGAGGCCGGCAAGGATGCGCCGGTACTCAGCGTCGCGCTGCACTCGCTGAGCGGGTTTTTCCAGCTGCTGCTGACGGTGGCCGCGTACCGCATCTTCATCCTGCTTGGCCGCGAGGCCGCCTAA
- a CDS encoding VOC family protein, which yields MSDFPPSCLSHISIGTNDYPRAKAFYDAVLPTLGCQQIMEHPGAVAYGRAFPEFWLQTPIDGRPASVGNGTHFGFMANSREEVDAFYRAAIAAGATDEGAPGPRPLYGDPYYGCFIRDLDGHKIEASFWDMALADGSFDSHSH from the coding sequence GTGAGCGACTTCCCGCCCAGCTGCCTTTCGCACATTTCCATCGGCACCAACGACTACCCGCGCGCCAAGGCGTTCTATGACGCCGTGCTGCCGACCCTGGGCTGCCAACAGATCATGGAGCACCCCGGAGCCGTGGCCTACGGCCGCGCCTTCCCGGAGTTCTGGCTGCAGACGCCGATCGACGGGCGCCCGGCCAGCGTCGGCAACGGCACGCACTTCGGCTTCATGGCCAACTCCCGCGAGGAAGTGGACGCCTTCTATCGCGCCGCGATAGCCGCCGGCGCCACCGACGAAGGCGCCCCCGGCCCGCGCCCGCTCTATGGCGATCCGTACTACGGCTGCTTCATCCGCGACCTGGACGGGCACAAGATCGAGGCGTCGTTCTGGGACATGGCATTGGCGGACGGCTCGTTCGACTCGCACTCACATTGA
- a CDS encoding SDR family oxidoreductase yields the protein MSSKLFSHPVYRRKVVLVSGGCSGIGRALVLRFARAGAHPVILDLDQAALDSLVQHLREHLNVEALGLRCDIADAEAVQRSVALAIERFGGIDVLVNNAGITHRSLFIETELAVFRRVMAVNFYGALHCTQAALPSLLARHGQIVVLSSLTGFAPLLYRSAYNASKHALHGLFDTLRMELDGTGVAVTLACPGFTATDLRKNALVGDGSVIRQPAVVLGAEVASPRDVAEAIYQGALRRRRLLVLSNVNWRARLLARFFPRLFEKLLVPKMSGLRPGY from the coding sequence ATGTCGAGCAAGCTCTTCTCCCATCCCGTCTACCGACGCAAGGTGGTGCTGGTCAGCGGCGGCTGTTCCGGCATCGGCCGCGCCCTGGTGCTGCGCTTCGCCCGGGCTGGGGCCCACCCGGTGATCCTCGACCTCGACCAGGCGGCGCTGGACAGCCTGGTGCAGCACCTGCGCGAACACCTGAATGTCGAAGCCCTCGGCCTGCGCTGCGACATCGCCGACGCCGAGGCGGTGCAGCGCTCGGTGGCACTGGCGATCGAGCGCTTCGGCGGCATCGACGTGCTGGTGAACAACGCCGGCATCACCCACCGCAGCCTGTTCATCGAGACCGAACTGGCAGTCTTTCGCCGGGTAATGGCGGTGAATTTCTACGGCGCACTTCACTGCACCCAGGCGGCCTTGCCCAGCCTGCTGGCGCGGCATGGGCAGATCGTCGTGCTCAGTTCGTTGACCGGCTTCGCGCCGCTGCTCTACCGCAGCGCCTACAACGCCAGCAAGCATGCGCTGCACGGCCTGTTCGACACGTTGCGCATGGAGCTGGACGGCACCGGCGTGGCGGTCACCCTGGCTTGCCCGGGCTTCACTGCCACCGACCTGCGCAAGAACGCCCTGGTGGGCGACGGTTCGGTAATCCGCCAGCCGGCGGTGGTGTTGGGCGCGGAAGTCGCCTCGCCACGCGATGTGGCCGAGGCGATCTATCAGGGCGCGTTGCGCCGCCGGCGGTTGCTGGTGCTGTCCAACGTCAACTGGCGGGCGAGGCTGCTGGCGCGCTTCTTCCCACGGCTGTTCGAGAAGCTCCTGGTGCCGAAGATGTCGGGGCTCAGGCCGGGGTACTAG
- a CDS encoding endonuclease/exonuclease/phosphatase family protein — protein MSLSLRRRALFLLFIVLLLALTAAAWLLAWHPAERESIAAQCRTPAPQLQPGQALKVMTWNVQYLAGKRYIFWDDLPDTTGPDDSPSPEDIAYSLDEVVRVIRDEAPDIVLLQEVDDGAAATGKQDQQALIGDRLADLYPCSSAAFDWKARFDPNPHVFGSAGRKLVTFSRFQIASSERIALPQRSSIPLLHLFAPQPALLQSDLPIRGGGQLSVINTRLERPDGDDTPQRQVEAIEAQMNSLQAAGRPWLLGGDLGLLPLGQYPYLPEVLRAPYRANSELNLLAARFPVIPAVEESSGADQENWYTHFPNDPRVHKPDRTLDYLFHSPSLNRLEAGVRGHDTLRISNHLPLSARFLLPH, from the coding sequence ATGAGCCTCTCGCTTCGCCGTCGCGCCCTGTTCCTGCTGTTCATCGTCCTGCTGCTCGCCCTCACCGCTGCCGCCTGGCTGCTGGCCTGGCACCCTGCCGAACGCGAGAGCATCGCCGCCCAGTGCCGCACCCCCGCGCCGCAACTGCAGCCGGGCCAGGCGCTGAAGGTGATGACCTGGAACGTCCAGTACCTGGCCGGCAAGCGCTACATCTTCTGGGACGACCTGCCCGACACCACCGGCCCGGACGACAGCCCCAGCCCCGAAGACATCGCCTACAGCCTCGACGAGGTGGTCCGGGTGATCCGCGACGAGGCTCCGGACATCGTCCTGCTGCAGGAGGTGGACGACGGCGCCGCCGCCACCGGCAAGCAGGACCAGCAGGCGCTGATCGGCGATCGCCTGGCCGACCTCTACCCCTGCTCCAGCGCCGCCTTCGACTGGAAGGCACGCTTCGATCCCAATCCCCATGTGTTCGGTAGCGCCGGACGCAAGCTGGTGACCTTCAGCCGTTTCCAGATCGCCAGCAGCGAGCGCATCGCCCTGCCGCAGCGTTCATCCATCCCGCTGCTGCACCTGTTCGCCCCGCAACCGGCGCTGTTGCAGAGCGACCTGCCGATCCGCGGCGGTGGCCAGCTCAGCGTGATCAACACGCGCCTGGAACGCCCCGACGGCGACGACACCCCGCAGCGCCAGGTGGAAGCCATCGAGGCCCAGATGAACTCCCTGCAGGCCGCGGGCCGCCCCTGGCTACTGGGCGGCGATCTGGGCCTGCTGCCGCTGGGCCAGTATCCCTACCTGCCGGAAGTGCTGCGCGCGCCCTACCGCGCCAACAGCGAGCTGAACCTGCTGGCGGCGCGCTTCCCGGTGATCCCGGCGGTGGAAGAGTCCAGTGGCGCCGACCAGGAGAACTGGTACACACATTTCCCCAACGATCCGCGCGTGCACAAGCCAGACCGCACCCTCGACTACCTGTTCCACAGTCCCAGCCTGAACCGCCTGGAGGCCGGCGTACGCGGCCACGACACCCTGCGCATCTCCAATCACCTGCCGCTTTCCGCGCGTTTCCTGCTGCCCCACTGA
- a CDS encoding substrate-binding periplasmic protein, protein MHLRRLAGLILALLCLNALAVDRPTLADRLPHPLPALTVGYYEFPPYTYTAPDGSTRGSGAEMVRRILLKAGYRADFRPLPSARLYLGLQDGSVQLWAGAPGKQELAGSTLECERVLGHVELNLYRMPSRPSPEVPGGLTGSRVILISGYSYWRPITDLLADPKLKLELHRTSTHTAALQMLERGRGDYLIDYQTPVEQARRELNMAPLAFDNLYSVPTKLIVSRHAPDAEGLRAQLDHAYDELQAAGYEMKLP, encoded by the coding sequence ATGCATTTGCGCCGTCTCGCCGGGCTGATCCTCGCCCTCCTCTGCCTCAACGCCCTGGCCGTCGACCGGCCCACGCTGGCCGACCGCCTGCCGCATCCACTGCCGGCGCTGACGGTGGGCTACTACGAATTCCCGCCCTACACCTATACCGCCCCGGATGGCAGCACCCGCGGCAGCGGTGCCGAGATGGTCCGGCGCATCCTGCTCAAGGCCGGCTACCGCGCCGACTTCCGCCCACTGCCCAGCGCCCGCCTGTACCTCGGCTTGCAGGACGGCAGCGTGCAGCTCTGGGCCGGCGCACCCGGCAAGCAGGAGCTGGCCGGCAGCACGCTGGAGTGCGAGCGCGTGCTGGGCCACGTCGAGCTGAACCTCTACCGCATGCCCTCGCGGCCCTCGCCCGAAGTGCCCGGCGGCCTGACCGGCAGCCGGGTCATCCTCATCAGCGGCTACAGCTACTGGCGACCGATCACCGACCTGCTCGCCGACCCGAAGCTGAAGCTGGAACTGCACCGCACCAGCACCCACACCGCGGCGCTGCAGATGCTCGAACGCGGCCGCGGCGACTACCTGATCGACTACCAGACGCCGGTAGAACAGGCGCGCCGGGAGCTGAATATGGCGCCACTGGCCTTCGACAACCTGTACAGCGTGCCGACCAAGCTGATCGTCTCGCGCCACGCGCCCGACGCAGAAGGCCTGCGCGCACAGCTGGACCATGCCTACGACGAATTGCAGGCGGCAGGTTACGAGATGAAATTGCCCTGA
- the hrpB gene encoding ATP-dependent helicase HrpB: MIALPIDSVLPDLRQALAARHEVVLEAPPGAGKTTRVPLALLGEAWLAGQSILMLEPRRLAARAAAERLASELGEKVGETVGYRIRLDSRVGPKTRIEVVTEGILARRLQDDPALEGVGLVIFDEFHERSLDADLALALTLNGRALLRDEPPLKVLVMSATLEGERLSALLDDAPVVRSEGRMFPVDIRWGRPWQAGEFIEPRVVQTVQQALADEPGSLLVFLPGQAEIRRVAEQLGDALAGRPEVLICPLHGELDLDAQRAAIEPAPAGKRKVVLATNIAETSLTIDGVRVVVDAGLARVPRFDPGSGMTRLDTQRISRASATQRAGRAGRLEPGACYRLWSEAQHDQLPAYGAAEILQADLAGLALQLARWGVAPQELAWLDLPPAAAYAQAQDLLERLGALGSRAGGGSLTPHGQAMAEVPAHPRIAHLLLRGHALGLGQLACDLAALLGERDILRGNDADLHHRIALLAGEQNGPRASRGAVQRVRQLARQFKGYLRGPAREPVADPDHPRWLGGLLAFAYPDRIARQRRAGSGEYRLANGRAALFGEPDALMKEAWLVIADLGSRQGQREERIYLAAALEPALFESTLAEQVSVHDELDWDEREGVLRAERQRKVGELVLSTEALPNLDAEARSRALLGLVRRKGLELLPWTPELRQWQARIALLRRLDLEGKGESEWPDVSDAALLGSLENWLLPYLGKVSRLSHFGNLELSGILHAQLPWPLPQRLDELAPRTLQVPSGSNIRLDYSEFPPVLAVRLQELFGLADTPRIAQGRVAVKLHLLSPAQRPVQVTQDLANFWRSTYAEVKKDLKGRYPKHYWPDDPLIAEPTARAKPRKT, from the coding sequence ATGATCGCCCTACCCATCGACAGCGTCCTTCCTGACTTGCGCCAGGCCCTGGCTGCGCGCCACGAGGTGGTGCTGGAAGCGCCGCCCGGCGCCGGCAAGACCACCCGCGTGCCGCTGGCGCTGCTGGGCGAGGCGTGGCTGGCCGGGCAGTCGATCCTGATGCTGGAACCACGCCGCCTGGCTGCCCGCGCTGCTGCCGAGCGGCTGGCCAGTGAGCTGGGCGAGAAAGTCGGCGAGACCGTCGGTTACCGCATTCGCCTGGACAGCAGGGTCGGCCCGAAGACGCGCATCGAGGTGGTTACCGAAGGCATCCTGGCGCGCCGCCTCCAGGATGACCCGGCGCTGGAAGGCGTGGGCCTGGTGATCTTCGACGAATTCCACGAGCGCTCCCTTGACGCTGATCTGGCCCTGGCGCTGACCCTCAACGGCCGCGCGCTGCTGCGCGACGAGCCGCCGCTCAAGGTGCTGGTGATGTCGGCGACCCTGGAAGGCGAGCGCTTGTCCGCGTTGCTGGACGACGCCCCGGTGGTGCGCAGCGAGGGCCGCATGTTCCCGGTGGACATCCGATGGGGCCGCCCCTGGCAGGCCGGCGAATTCATCGAGCCGCGCGTGGTGCAGACCGTGCAGCAGGCGCTGGCGGATGAACCCGGCAGCCTGCTGGTGTTCCTGCCCGGCCAGGCGGAGATTCGCCGCGTCGCCGAACAATTGGGTGATGCACTGGCCGGTCGCCCCGAAGTACTCATCTGCCCGTTGCATGGCGAACTTGATCTGGACGCCCAGCGCGCCGCCATCGAGCCCGCACCGGCAGGCAAGCGCAAGGTGGTGCTGGCCACGAATATCGCCGAGACCAGCCTGACCATCGACGGCGTGCGCGTCGTCGTGGATGCCGGGCTGGCGCGGGTGCCGCGCTTCGATCCGGGCAGCGGCATGACCCGCCTGGACACCCAGCGCATTTCCCGCGCCTCCGCCACCCAGCGCGCTGGCCGTGCCGGGCGACTGGAACCGGGCGCCTGTTATCGCCTGTGGTCCGAGGCGCAACACGATCAACTGCCGGCCTATGGCGCGGCGGAAATCCTCCAGGCCGATCTCGCCGGCCTCGCGCTGCAACTGGCGCGCTGGGGCGTGGCTCCGCAGGAACTGGCCTGGCTCGACCTGCCGCCCGCCGCCGCTTATGCACAGGCCCAGGACCTGCTGGAGCGCCTCGGCGCGCTGGGCTCCCGCGCCGGTGGCGGCAGCCTCACGCCCCACGGCCAGGCCATGGCCGAGGTGCCGGCGCACCCGCGAATCGCCCACCTGCTGCTGCGCGGCCACGCTTTGGGACTGGGGCAATTGGCCTGTGATCTGGCCGCACTGCTGGGCGAGCGCGACATCCTGCGCGGCAACGACGCCGACCTGCATCACCGCATCGCCCTGCTGGCCGGCGAACAGAATGGCCCGCGCGCCAGCCGCGGTGCGGTGCAGCGCGTTCGCCAACTGGCGCGGCAGTTCAAGGGTTACCTGCGGGGTCCTGCCCGTGAACCGGTTGCCGATCCCGATCATCCGCGCTGGCTCGGCGGCCTGCTGGCCTTCGCCTACCCGGACCGTATCGCCCGCCAGCGCCGCGCCGGTAGCGGCGAGTACCGCCTGGCCAATGGTCGCGCCGCGTTGTTCGGCGAGCCGGATGCGCTGATGAAGGAAGCCTGGCTGGTGATCGCCGACCTTGGCAGCCGCCAGGGCCAGCGCGAGGAGCGCATCTACCTGGCGGCGGCGCTGGAGCCGGCGCTATTCGAGTCGACTCTCGCCGAACAGGTCAGCGTTCACGATGAACTGGACTGGGACGAGCGCGAAGGCGTATTGCGCGCCGAGCGACAGCGCAAGGTCGGCGAGTTGGTCTTGTCTACCGAGGCGCTGCCCAATCTGGACGCCGAAGCCCGCAGCCGCGCACTGCTCGGGCTGGTGCGCCGCAAGGGCCTGGAGCTGCTGCCGTGGACGCCGGAGCTGCGCCAGTGGCAGGCACGCATCGCGCTGCTGCGGCGGCTGGACCTGGAGGGCAAGGGCGAAAGCGAGTGGCCGGACGTCAGCGACGCCGCCTTGCTGGGCTCGCTGGAGAATTGGCTGCTGCCTTACCTGGGCAAGGTTTCGCGGCTCTCGCATTTCGGCAACCTGGAGTTGAGCGGGATTCTCCATGCGCAGCTGCCCTGGCCATTGCCGCAACGCCTGGATGAACTGGCGCCGCGCACGTTGCAGGTGCCGTCCGGCTCGAACATCCGCCTGGACTACAGCGAATTCCCGCCGGTGCTTGCCGTGCGCCTGCAGGAGCTGTTCGGCCTCGCCGATACGCCGCGCATCGCCCAGGGCCGGGTGGCGGTCAAGTTGCACCTGCTCTCTCCGGCACAGCGGCCGGTGCAGGTGACCCAGGACCTGGCCAACTTCTGGCGTAGCACTTACGCCGAGGTGAAGAAGGACCTCAAGGGGCGCTATCCCAAGCACTACTGGCCGGATGACCCGCTGATTGCCGAGCCGACGGCGCGGGCGAAGCCGCGCAAGACCTGA
- a CDS encoding polyribonucleotide nucleotidyltransferase, which translates to MRLATRVSCAVLSAALFSQLTACGTLFYPDRRGQIDGRIDPAIVAFDAIGLLFYIIPGLIAFGVDFATGAIYLPDAKYSVAPEKLKDAVGEDGTVDKAKLKTILERETGRSLPLDDPRLIQRSGGLQQLASLGLRPEA; encoded by the coding sequence ATGCGTCTTGCCACCCGTGTGTCCTGCGCCGTTCTGAGCGCCGCCCTGTTCAGCCAGCTGACCGCCTGCGGCACCCTGTTCTATCCCGACCGCCGCGGCCAGATCGACGGCCGCATCGACCCGGCCATCGTCGCCTTCGACGCCATCGGCCTGTTGTTCTACATCATCCCGGGGCTGATCGCCTTCGGCGTAGACTTCGCTACCGGCGCGATCTATCTGCCCGATGCGAAGTACTCCGTCGCGCCGGAAAAGCTCAAGGATGCCGTGGGTGAAGACGGCACCGTGGACAAGGCTAAACTCAAGACGATCCTCGAGCGTGAAACCGGCCGCAGCCTGCCCCTGGACGACCCGCGTCTGATCCAGCGCAGCGGCGGCCTCCAACAACTCGCCAGCCTGGGCCTGCGCCCGGAGGCCTGA
- a CDS encoding DinB family protein: MHGALASHLQQLLAYHQWAYERILEAVAPLDEEAYRAPRGLFFDSLHGTLNHLAVVDRIWFARVQREPWQFERLDAEAAPDRAGLAAFLNDGVGAWRLWLSKQSDATLGTQLDYRNMAGQEHRQSLANIVQHLVNHGTHHRGQMSAAITALGHKAPLLDYIYFLPNRLDT, from the coding sequence ATGCACGGCGCTCTCGCTTCACACCTTCAGCAACTCCTGGCGTACCACCAGTGGGCCTACGAACGCATCCTGGAGGCCGTCGCGCCCCTGGATGAAGAGGCCTACCGCGCGCCGCGCGGGCTGTTCTTCGACAGCCTGCACGGCACCCTCAACCACCTCGCGGTGGTCGATCGCATCTGGTTCGCCCGTGTGCAGCGCGAGCCCTGGCAGTTCGAGCGGCTCGACGCCGAGGCCGCGCCTGATCGCGCCGGCCTCGCCGCCTTCCTCAATGACGGTGTCGGCGCCTGGCGCCTGTGGCTGAGCAAGCAGAGCGACGCCACCCTCGGTACCCAGCTGGATTACCGCAACATGGCCGGGCAGGAACACCGCCAGAGCCTGGCGAACATCGTCCAGCACCTGGTCAACCACGGCACCCACCACCGCGGGCAGATGAGCGCGGCGATCACCGCGCTGGGCCACAAGGCGCCGCTGCTGGACTACATCTACTTCCTGCCCAACCGCCTGGACACCTGA
- a CDS encoding cation diffusion facilitator family transporter: protein MLKHASHAHLMRLATFASLGVATTLIVAKAIAWWLSGSVSLLAGLTDSLLDGAASFLNLLAVHYAIRPADDDHRYGHGKAESLSGLAQALFIAVSAVLVGAQAIDRLQHPEPVEAAGWGIAVMILSLALTAGLLMVQGYVVRITGSNAIRADSLHYRSDLLLNSSILVALVLANFGWQQMDAIFGLGIAFYILWSSFQIARESVAVLMDEELPPDVSTRMLELVREVPGVLGAHDLRTRISGTHWFVQLHLELPGELSLSKAHHLCDEAVLAIHKEFPRAEVLVHADPQEVVGKETIS, encoded by the coding sequence ATGCTCAAGCACGCCAGCCACGCCCACCTCATGCGGCTGGCGACCTTTGCGTCGCTCGGCGTCGCCACCACCCTGATCGTCGCCAAGGCCATCGCCTGGTGGCTCAGTGGCTCGGTCAGCCTGCTGGCCGGCCTCACCGACTCGCTGCTCGACGGCGCCGCGTCCTTCCTCAACCTGCTGGCGGTGCACTACGCCATCCGCCCCGCGGACGACGACCACCGCTACGGCCACGGCAAGGCGGAATCCCTGTCGGGGCTGGCGCAGGCGCTGTTCATCGCGGTCAGCGCCGTGCTGGTCGGCGCCCAGGCCATCGACCGCCTGCAACACCCCGAACCGGTGGAAGCCGCCGGCTGGGGCATCGCGGTGATGATCCTGTCGCTGGCGCTCACCGCCGGCCTGCTGATGGTGCAGGGCTACGTGGTGAGGATCACCGGTTCCAACGCCATCCGCGCCGACTCCCTGCACTACCGCTCCGACCTGCTGCTCAACAGCAGCATCCTGGTCGCCCTGGTGCTGGCGAACTTCGGCTGGCAGCAGATGGACGCCATCTTCGGCCTGGGCATCGCCTTCTACATCCTATGGAGTTCGTTCCAGATCGCCCGCGAATCGGTTGCCGTGCTGATGGATGAGGAACTGCCGCCGGACGTCAGCACGCGCATGCTCGAACTGGTACGCGAGGTGCCCGGCGTGCTCGGCGCCCACGACCTGCGCACGCGGATTTCCGGGACGCACTGGTTCGTCCAGCTGCACCTGGAGCTGCCCGGCGAGCTGTCGCTGTCCAAGGCGCATCACCTGTGCGACGAGGCAGTGCTGGCGATCCACAAGGAATTCCCGCGGGCCGAAGTGCTGGTGCACGCCGACCCGCAGGAAGTGGTGGGCAAAGAGACGATCAGTTAG
- a CDS encoding DUF6515 family protein: MKSGIWQCASFAVLSLALAVQTVTAAGFGGAEVQSGQGQPQSQGGGQGRPSGGSGSSSSSGGGKFGSHEVPGNSGGGWQGRPPGGGNNGQWQGRPPGNHGNNGGQWQGHPPGSNGNNAGQWQGHPPGSNGNNAGQWQGRPPGNNGNSDGQWHGRPPGQNGNNGHNGGNGNQWQGQGRPPGYGDNQWQSRPPADRDNNGKFGSHEVHPPASGWQGRPPPNHGNWGPHPSYWRPGYVTSNMPSGHYRVPYRGSDYYFNDGYWYRPYGARYVVVTPPYGVRVRYLPSYAEQVWIGSIGYFLAAGTYYLWQASSQDYEVVAPPQQQPVAVAQSSPYDVIAYPMYNQGPDQQARDRYECHGWAVQQSGFDPASASYAPPAYVADNYRRALGACLSGRGYSVN; encoded by the coding sequence ATGAAGTCGGGCATCTGGCAGTGCGCCTCGTTTGCTGTGCTTTCGCTGGCGCTGGCAGTGCAGACTGTCACGGCTGCCGGCTTTGGCGGCGCGGAAGTGCAGAGTGGACAGGGGCAGCCGCAGAGTCAGGGCGGTGGCCAGGGGCGGCCGTCGGGTGGCTCCGGCAGTTCCAGCAGTTCAGGCGGAGGCAAATTCGGCTCCCACGAGGTTCCCGGCAACTCTGGCGGCGGCTGGCAGGGGCGTCCACCCGGCGGCGGCAACAATGGTCAGTGGCAAGGACGTCCCCCGGGCAATCACGGCAATAACGGCGGTCAGTGGCAAGGTCATCCGCCGGGCAGCAACGGCAACAACGCTGGCCAGTGGCAGGGTCATCCGCCGGGCAGCAACGGCAACAACGCTGGCCAGTGGCAGGGTCGGCCCCCGGGCAACAACGGCAATAGCGATGGCCAGTGGCACGGTCGACCGCCGGGCCAGAACGGCAACAATGGCCACAACGGCGGTAACGGCAACCAATGGCAGGGGCAGGGCCGGCCTCCGGGGTATGGCGATAACCAATGGCAGAGCCGCCCGCCGGCCGATCGCGACAACAACGGCAAGTTCGGCTCCCACGAGGTACACCCGCCGGCGAGCGGCTGGCAGGGGCGTCCGCCGCCCAACCACGGCAACTGGGGCCCGCATCCGTCCTACTGGCGGCCGGGCTACGTCACCAGCAACATGCCGTCGGGGCATTACCGTGTGCCCTATCGTGGCAGCGACTATTACTTCAACGATGGCTACTGGTATCGCCCTTATGGCGCGCGCTACGTGGTAGTGACGCCGCCCTACGGCGTGCGCGTACGCTACCTGCCGTCCTATGCCGAGCAGGTGTGGATCGGCAGTATTGGCTACTTCCTGGCCGCCGGTACCTACTACCTGTGGCAGGCCAGCTCGCAGGACTACGAAGTGGTGGCGCCGCCCCAGCAGCAACCGGTGGCCGTTGCTCAGTCTTCGCCTTACGACGTGATTGCCTATCCGATGTATAACCAGGGACCGGACCAGCAGGCCCGTGACCGCTACGAATGCCACGGCTGGGCCGTGCAACAAAGTGGCTTCGACCCTGCCTCGGCCAGCTATGCGCCACCGGCCTACGTCGCCGACAACTACCGCCGTGCACTCGGCGCCTGCCTGAGCGGGCGCGGCTACAGCGTCAACTGA